Genomic segment of Sebastes fasciatus isolate fSebFas1 chromosome 3, fSebFas1.pri, whole genome shotgun sequence:
acatttttttttgcataataaaaacacttaagtaTTGTGGgagcaaaattaaaaatgatttatcattttttttttttatatactttattttttcccttttttcaaggctgttttcatacatGCAATTCACTGTTCGTagttacaacagtctataaaccaacttttaagtagatgagcttacagacaaacccataaagtacactagagaaaacaacctcaacattcaaaaccgaaacaaaaccaagaaaagaaataacaataataacaatgacaAAAAGAATGAAGagttaaaaaacacacataaaaaaaacacacacacataacaaaaaaaacaataataatacaaaaataaaaatgtcattgaatgtcattttaattcatgtttttaataatgtattagCTAAAATGACTGTAGATTAGTGGTAATAGATAAGTATGGTGctggtgtattattattattattattcatcttAGTGACAGTGATGGTTGCCATAGCTACCGGGGCGCCCCTGCACGCTgctgtgtgcgcgtgtgttcTATGTTCTACGATGTCATTCTAGAATTCTATGACGCATCACTGCCATTGTGGAATTCAGTAAGATTAGGACTCAGCTTATTCTTCACTTGTTTTCTCAGAGCAAAATATCTTGCAAAACCGCCAAGAGACCAAAACTCAACGCTGAACATCCACTTCTTCATTGACACAATGTTATCAAACAGGCAAAGTGAAGGTAAAGAATTGTTTCtatcacagatctgtgaaacacacactcagtaagCAGAGCAGCAATACCTCTGTATGGTTTCTGTTGGAACATATTCATATGTAACGTGATTAATCCTACCTTTGAGAGATTAATATTcagactgtgtgagagagatgtttctaatcatttttgtccaatgCAGTTTGACAAAATGTTAGAAACACTTTTCGAGAAAATGTAATCCAGTCATGGACATGAATTCCCTTTTGCACATTTCCTAATATAACTGCAAAGTTTCTAAtcgtgcaaaaaaacaacaacaatatgttCAACTTGATGTTAGGTCAAATAGTTTTCTTTAATGACTCATGCACAGGTGGTAGTTCCTGTAAGCCTCTATTCAACTGGGTTAGGCAGTAATGGAGCACTGATTGAATTTATACTTAttcaaaaactgacattgagaaaagtaataaaagaggataaatataattatttatattataaatattaaagaaaaagttACTTGTATGACTATGTGGAAAATAAACAGCAGTCTATATTcacaaaaagaagagaagatggTTAAAAGGCtcatccaacacaaactacaaccTCAAAAATGGCTTCAGTTGAATCCACACATCTCTGACatagagtgttttttttttggtttctgtgtgtctcacactcaaaaacacaaaactattGACATGCACCGAGTTGCTTCTTACAGTAGAAGTGTTGTAGTTAGAAAAGTCAAAGTGTATGACATAACTTGTGTCAGTGAGTGACTGAccacctcctctgctctcttgttttgtttacagtCACGGTACGTAGAAGCGTTCGACTGACCAACGCAGGATATTACGACCATCTAGGAAAACCAGTCATTTCCTACAAGGAGACGGCTACGTACAAGTAagctgacgtgtgtgtgtgtgtgtgtgtgtgtgtgtgtgtgtgtgtgtgtgtgtgtgtgtgtgtgtgtgtcacagtcatgcttgtatacagtatgttctgtaGCATACACAGGCTATGTGTTTAACAGTCATAAGTTCTTCATTATACATCTTCAAAgctctcactctttctcattttcattatacAATACTTTCAGAAAAAGGAGGTTTTCTCCAGACGGTCTGAGAAAGTCCATCGCCAAGAGAATCAGCATGGCCAGCGAGATCATAGGGGCCAATTGGGCCATAGGGGCCAACGGGGCCAACGGGGCCAAAGAGGCCAGCGGGGACAACAAGGACAGCGGGGGCAACGGGGCCAGCTGGGCCAAAGAGGCCAGCGGGGACAACAAGGACAGCGGGGCCAACGGGGCCTGCTGGAACGGCATTATTCGCTGGCTGTTCTTCATGCTGCCCGTGTGTCTTGGTAAGCGATCTCTCCTTCTACAAACAATCATATCTTGTTCATCAGCTTGTGTGTTTTATACTGTAGAGTGTCTGTCTTTTGAATTAAACATCACTGACCTGTTTCTCCAATACTTTGTTTCTCTCCATCCATCAGGAATTGTATACTTCACCCTGGCTCTATCCATGAACAGCAACTCTCTTGACTCAGGAccctcagcgtcacttttcCCATCAACCAAGCGGGATAAGGTATGAccttctttttattcttaatgTGCACCTATAAAACACAATCACAGCCCAAATATGTTCTCACCTACATGTTGAAACACACAATGATGTCAACATCCACCATTCAAATGAATCTCCTGTCACTTACAGGCCTTGAGCACATATGAATGGATGGGGGAGCGGATGAGAATGCTGCAGGACGAGGTGCTGAGGTTAAAGTGGGTCAAGGAGCCACCAGGGGACACTATGCTCAACTTTGCCCTGGAGTCGCAAGGTGAGACATCTAAATCACCCTCATCATTTTTATCTGTCAGATTGTAATTCACACATGTGATTTTTAGTTTTGAGATCCCTTTTTcactttctttgtgtgtgtttttgtgtgcaggGGCCCTTGTTTTAGCTCGATTGTCCTCGGAAACATACCAATGCACCGGACCAACCTGTTTTCTTTCATCCCTGATATCTCTTTGGAGACGACCTGTAGACCCAAGTATTGTGACTCAGGTAGGAACTaggaaatacacacaaaacacatggcTATGTGGTTTGGCAATATCATCTAATGATTTGGATTGTTTTACTGTCTATTTTGTTATACCTCATACcatctaaacttttttttatactctTTCATTCTTCAGGGAGGACCAATCGTGGATGGACGCTGCTGGCCATTTGATGGTGAGCGTGGACATTTAGTCATAGCCCTGTCCCACCCAGTGACCATCAGCCATGTGACACTGGGTCACATTTCAAAGACCGTGACAACTGACAGCATCTCGAGCGCCCCAAAGATGTTTGCTGTCTATGTaagtcacaaatttaaaatTGTTACACTGCAGACGTCACATACACGGAGAACAACAAGGTGCTCAACTGgatctctatctttctctcttgcAGGGCATGAAGACTAAAGAGGATGAAGGTACCCTACTAGGAACCTTTCTTTATGATCAGGACGGCGAGTCATTGCAGACTTTCAAACTGTCTGTGAGTATTACATCGTGCAAcgaaacacatgcacatgcattttttaaatttcaccCACAAGCTAATATATCATAAGAATTACAGTTTGTCTGTCCTCATTGTAGGCTACTCATTATATCCCTTATTTCCCATCCTCTCGGTTTGTGCTCAACTAACTCTCTCTGTTCATTTCTCTATCTCTCAGGATCAGGAAGCAGGTGTCTTCAGCCACGTGAAACTGCAAGTCGAGAGCAACTGGGGAAATCCTGACTACACTTGCGTGTACAATTTCAGGGTCTATGGGACCATATAGAAGACGGTGTTTGCTCCTATATGGGATATGGTGTACTGTGAGTGTTCACCATACTTTCTCCCAGCAAACCTCCTGCTGGGGAGAGGTGTGGTGTACTGTGAATGTTCACCATACGCACCTGCTGGGGAGAGGTGTGGTGTACTGTGAATGTTCACCATACGCACCTGCTGGGGAGAGGTGTGGTGTACTGTGAATGTTCACCATACGAACCTGCTGGGGAGAGGTGTGGTGTACTGTGAATGTTCACCATACGCACCTGCTGGTTAGAGGTGTGGTGTACTGTGAATGTTCACCATACGCACCTGCTGGGGAGAGGTGTGGTGAGTGTTCACCATACTTCCATAGTttgagggctgcacggtggCAGAGTGATCAGCACTGTTGCCACACAGAGGAAGGACTGGTGATCGGCCTATGTCTGTGTAGAGTATTCTCTCCGTGCATGCATGGGTTTTACCAGGtactctggtttcctcccatacacaaataataataatgattattgttcaataaaaatcaaaaaaatatttctgcttgttttatcatctatttgaaACCCACAAGTGCAGTGAACTTGATACAAGTATAAAATAACATACAAATATCATTCTTCCATCTTACAAAAGCACATTATTGATCATGTAACAATTCCAACATATAATTTAACATTTACAAATTGAATAACAAACAACATAAATGCCAGATTCAGgtgatatgaaataaaaaataaacttgaaaaacTTAACCTTGATGAATTTTGATTCcaaccatcagagtatgtaaCACATTTAAACAGGTCATTTTAAAACTCACAGTATTCGGACAACCATGAAAAGTTTCTGTATCTCAATCTGTGGAGTGAAACTATGGAACAGTTTCATTGTGGAGCTAAAGCAATGTCCAAACTTAAACCAGTTTAAAATAAGGTATAAAGACATGATGTTCACAAGGTACAGGGATGAAGTGGGGGtttgacaatcacaaggtgTTTACAGGGGTTActgtttatttatctattactgtttgtttatttatttattggttacttaatatttattctgtattagtctatcttcctattttttctgtaaagaataatgcaaatttaaaattcaaaatCAAATTTAGAATAATGTATTCATGGTCAGATgctgtgtattgtatatatatatatatatatatatatatatatatatatatacgtatgtatacatatatgtatatgtgtatgtggtGTGCAGTGTGCGCATGTAGTGCAATATgcaatgtatacatatatatatatatatatgtgtgtgtgtgtatgtgtattgcatgttgtattgcatgtgcatattgtatattataaattgtatattatcaataataatatgcGCATATACGAAAAGATaactagtcaatatgattaagttaaatatataagtaagtaattggtattgtgattaagttatattataagtaatgaattggtattctggattgataacaaatttatagtttgataaggataattatatcagtaattaattcatatttctgtatgacagagATAAAAGGTAATTATAGTAGACAAATTTAAGAAcatttaattagagtatatgtatggctcaataaggaagctggttaattattaatgaatgagttatggagaaggggtgggattaaataagtttgtacttcttcttactccttttcgaatatataaatcaaggcatcaagtgtttgacaatttgcttttcttttgcttttcattgtatgtaaatactacttcttTCTGgttgtccacttgttggtatgatcattctctttttctttattttttttgtattctacatgttctaaatacatttttaaatgaaatgaaaagaagcTGTGTAATTTGAGGTACCAAACTGTGAGAACAGTCTTGAACTACTGCACCATTTGTGTTTGAGTGAAAAATACAAGGATGGtgcagataaataaaaacataaataatcaaAACAGCGACTGCTCTGTTTAATACAAATCTGTAAAGTGAGGGTATTAATTTGGCTGCTTGGTGAAAACGAGGCTGACACTGAAGAAAGATCCACGACTATGAAGCTGGACCGGCCCGCCTCCATGCTGCTGCCTGCACATGCTCGACctgcatttccaccagatccgtGATGGAGGGTGTCTCAATgcaggagaagcagtcgccaggagattcagcagtggcatcgcctattGCTTAAAGTGTTGTCAGAAGTAGATTTGTTTAAGAAGTTTATATAAGTTGCCTCCAGCTTTCTGTGTGCAGAACCTCCCATTAAACACATGGTGGCAGCAGCACTCCACTGACAGGAGTCAGTCAGCCGGGCATACATGTCACTGCAATATTAGTATTAATGTAACTaagcacatttactcaagtacagtacaattttgaggtacttgtactttacttgagtgttttcattttctgctactttatacttctactccactacatctcagagggaaaggTTGTAAgtagtttttactgcactacatttattggacagctttagttactttgcagatttatattgtgtattaataatctgaatcaactaatacattatgatatacagtatatatacatacatatatatatatatacatatacatatacatatacatatacatatacatatatatacagtacataaccagctgcaatattaatgtgatgtttACAGTACTGCATCAAGACATGTACCATtcagcataataataataaacggtACTTTTagatactttaagtacagtatttttacactgtggtattactacctTTTCTTAACGATTTtggtaacatttcattttataggtccgcaaatttcatagtaattagctgataattagcaagtaacctatttgaaatttctttggaattactgccaaattactcaatttatcaaaaatgactttattataaacatgatttaataattgtatgctaaaatagcatataatggttaaaatagggcccttaggcttgaggagcgtctgctcttcatcggaggtggaaaactaatagaagacacatctgatcaggcacaaatctcaccattgtgtgacttattgaaaaagaagaagtccatattcaaagaagttattttctaattatcatatatttaacagcagacatggaaataaagcatatgaattaactttgtattcttttgaGCCGGCTCGTTCGCGTCCGACACATCACTAATTTCATGACAACTGGGCTACgtccatctgctgaggaagatgaTGTCATACAATctaaagctccagaacagctactaaatggtcGTTGTGGTGCGACTGTTTTGCTtcaaaggtcaagaatgaactctCAATCTCTAAAtagacatttgttttaatgaatTCAAGACAGTGAAGCATAATAGAATAGACATGTTGCTGATCTGGTGACAGTAGCTAAACTGATATAGTGTTAAAATTGGACACTCCTCCTAATTATAAAGGTCCTCAGCCTGGCAGTTGAGACTGCTGTAAACCCCGGCAGTCTCAAGCTTGTAGAAAGCATCACAGTGTAAGTCGTTCTCTCCCGTCACGTTCACAGAGACAATAGTGAACATCTCATACGGAGGAATCAGTACTTCATCTTCGTCCGAGTCAAACTCGGAATAGGACTTGAGGTAGGCGCCAAAACATGTTTCTATCTCAAAGCAGGTCCTCCGTCCAAACTGACGCAAGTCCTTGTTGAGGGAGCTGGAGGCGAATGAGCCGAAGCGAATGGTTTGTCCTAATTCCCCGATGAAGAGCAGTTTGCTCCTCCGGTAGGTGGTGAAGCAGCTTCTTTGGTTGAGTTTGAGGAGCCGGATGGCGTCAGACAGCAGGAAGTGGAGGGCGTGGAATTGAAACGATGTCTTGTAGGAAGCCTTCCCCCTACGGACTGCTCGGTTTAGGTCGTCGTATGACCCCGCTGTGTAGGCACACAGAGCCCTGAAGTGATTCCAGGACAGCGGGTCATACATGTCCTTATTCTTCATGGCTTTGAGGGCACACAGCTTTGTGTATGTGGAGTGCAGACCTTCCCTGGTGCTCCTGGGGAGGTAGTGGCGTTTCACGTTGATCAGCATCTTCTGAGAGCAGCCGTAATACATGTCATCGACGGAgtccagagacaagctgagaGGGATTCTGATGAGCCTGGACAGACCTGACGGGACCTGTACTGCTGCCTTCAGCGAGGCGTTTGTGGTTTTCTGCACGGCAGCCTGAACGGAGGTATTCTGAACATTTACAGGCTCTTCAGATGCTGAAGATGGGTCCACTGTAGCCTCCTGTGGAGAGGATGTCTCAACATCGACCTTTTGGACATCAGAGCGTTTCAACAGGGCCTTTATGGTGTCATGTTCAGGCAACTGTTGAAAAAACAGAACATGTAGTTTTATTTAGATAATGCATTttacaaaataacattaaattaaattttaacgAGGaataactgtcatggccatttttcaaaggggtctcttgacctctgacctccagatatatgaatgaaaataggttatatgggtacccacgagtctcccctttacagacatgcccactttatgataatcacatgcagtttttttgcatgcagtataaatgggTCATTTCcttctattctaaaatggtgtatttgaatatttctgcatggggtccctaaacagtcttgaattacataaaatgGGTATCacagtaaagctgagactcttgtggatccaatgagttcaactgtattcatgtgtgatgatgttagtccccatagtagcaaTTTCATTGTAGTGGGACCATTTATTGAAACCTGACCGCActgtatgaaatgacctgtggtgacctctaggataatcacagcctcatgaattgttacagccacaaactacagacctagaacattcagaggatggatgacttgcataggtagattgacaataagggggtttctgagcagtttacacaacagacgTGCTTGCCGTCCTATCGCCGAAAAattcaattcttgcagaaatctccaaatgtccaaagtttttgatccaaaatcacagcatggctttttctatggtgttcctcaaggtcttggtgtcttaatgtggtattttggaggaattattgatattttttattaattctccagtgttaaaaaatggttaaatttagcaccaaaataaatattaaatggtatcaacacaaaatttgctgcaacaatttatgagtcataatagagcatgagaacAGAATCATATACTTCGATCATAATGTTATAAACCCttacacacttttacaattcattttaattcattcagtcattcatttttatttccgATTTATGACTATAAGAACTTGATCAACTTAATCAAATTCAATTAGGTCAATTTCAGACTTCATCGTCATCAATCATTTTGAATGCGTAAgacattttactaataattagaatacaaaagtattttttacagaatggtgaaatattgtaaaatcagtggataTTAGTGGCATGTTACTGTATGCATTAATTATCTTACCGTCTTTGCATTCAGAGGTCTTATCCTCACACAGAGGCAGCAAAGGACGATAAACATCAACATACTCTCCTTCATCATGATTGAAGATACCTAAAAAGAAAACAGGCATTTATTATTCCTGCCTATTAATTCAATccaaactttattgcagactcaaggtacagataaaaaacaagacattacatataaaacattacattacaagatgcacaataaaaagtcatgattaaaatagattagaaatataaatacattaatgcCACATATAAAGAACTATACCAATGCCTCCACCGCTGTGATTGGTACCGTGTAGTGTTAAATCTTATGTTAGACAACCGCAAGATTATTTCAATCTCAGAGTCATTTAACCGGCATATAAATTTGTACATGAGATTTCTTAAGACagtttttaaagtatttatgcctgcagacataaaacatttCACTTGCACTGCAACATCTCGGTCTTTTGAGTAATATTCTCACTGCATCATTATATGCAACTTGAAGTCTCTGTAAGCTCACTTTTTTATAGTTTGACCACAAATGGGCTGTAGACAGTACAGTGGTGTACAATATGCTCTGAACAGAgacatcttcactctatcttgaACACATACTAAACTTCTGTGAGAGAATGTTTGCTTGTGCATACATCTATAGCGGCATTGCCTATAAATATCATCATCTGTCATGTCTTCAGTAATGAAATGTCCAAGATATTTTACCTTATTACAGACACAAAGATTGTTAACAGACAATTTGAAGTCTGGAAATTATAGACATTTTGAGTGTGCTGTACTGGCATATGTATTGGATATCATGCACACCATACACAGAACATACATTGAGGAACTATTAACTTTAAGTGAATAGAAATGCATCACATTCAGATTATAAATCCATTAGCACCAGagacattttataataatacaattataaCTAAAAATCACTTACTTTCACTTTctccaaaaaaaatgaaaccaacattttttattttttttatttgaatgattTCATAAATTGCAACTTTTTGTCCAAATGAAAAGAATACCATAAAATGTACCCCAACTGTTCTCTACATCTtgcaaagttaaaaaataaaagtgttttattgtgtgtttatgtgtataaAAGACGTTTTGGCCATTTTATGCCTTCATcatagtgttattattattattattattattgctctTGACTTTGAATGCTAAGATTCCCGACAGCATTGAAAGCAGCATATTGTCACCAGTTAAAGCGTCATCAAACGGCCGTTTACTGCTCGTTTAATGTGTTGATCATCTAAAAAGCGATGCGTTTAGTTAGTTAAATGCTCATTATTAGATAAATGTGAGGAATATAACTAACAAGCATACTAAATTCAGACTAAAATGACGAACTAACCGGCAGTGACCGTTTGAACTTGTGGGCGTAAACGTGCGCGGGTGTGCGACTGCGCGTGATTTTGGAATGCAGCGACCCTGAACACACCACGGCGGTTTGGATAGCTGGTTGAAGTTACAGGTGAGTTAACGGGAATAGTCATGTCTTTATCTGCCGTTAAACTTGAGATAAAACGTAATCGAACATTGCAAACACACGTTTGTCTGGTTTGTAAAAGGGGTCGATTGTTGGCCGCTGAAATATCAAAACTTTATTtgactgctaacgttagctgccAACtaacagctagctagctagtgttggccacttagctaacgttagccagcttTGGCCGTTAAAACCG
This window contains:
- the LOC141764962 gene encoding SUN domain-containing protein 3-like isoform X1, with protein sequence MLSNRQSEVTVRRSVRLTNAGYYDHLGKPVISYKETATYKKRRFSPDGLRKSIAKRISMASEIIGANWAIGANGANGAKEASGDNKDSGGNGASWAKEASGDNKDSGANGACWNGIIRWLFFMLPVCLGIVYFTLALSMNSNSLDSGPSASLFPSTKRDKALSTYEWMGERMRMLQDEVLRLKWVKEPPGDTMLNFALESQGALVLARLSSETYQCTGPTCFLSSLISLWRRPVDPSIVTQGGPIVDGRCWPFDGERGHLVIALSHPVTISHVTLGHISKTVTTDSISSAPKMFAVYGMKTKEDEGTLLGTFLYDQDGESLQTFKLSDQEAGVFSHVKLQVESNWGNPDYTCVYNFRVYGTI
- the LOC141764962 gene encoding SUN domain-containing protein 3-like isoform X2 codes for the protein MLSNRQSEVTVRRSVRLTNAGYYDHLGKPVISYKETATYKKRRFSPDGLRKSIAKRISMASEIIGANWAIGANGANGAKEASGDNKDSGGNGASWAKEASGDNKDSGANGACWNGIIRWLFFMLPVCLGIVYFTLALSMNSNSLDSGPSASLFPSTKRDKALSTYEWMGERMRMLQDEVLRLKWVKEPPGDTMLNFALESQARLSSETYQCTGPTCFLSSLISLWRRPVDPSIVTQGGPIVDGRCWPFDGERGHLVIALSHPVTISHVTLGHISKTVTTDSISSAPKMFAVYGMKTKEDEGTLLGTFLYDQDGESLQTFKLSDQEAGVFSHVKLQVESNWGNPDYTCVYNFRVYGTI
- the LOC141764962 gene encoding SUN domain-containing protein 1-like isoform X3 codes for the protein MASEIIGANWAIGANGANGAKEASGDNKDSGGNGASWAKEASGDNKDSGANGACWNGIIRWLFFMLPVCLGIVYFTLALSMNSNSLDSGPSASLFPSTKRDKALSTYEWMGERMRMLQDEVLRLKWVKEPPGDTMLNFALESQGALVLARLSSETYQCTGPTCFLSSLISLWRRPVDPSIVTQGGPIVDGRCWPFDGERGHLVIALSHPVTISHVTLGHISKTVTTDSISSAPKMFAVYGMKTKEDEGTLLGTFLYDQDGESLQTFKLSDQEAGVFSHVKLQVESNWGNPDYTCVYNFRVYGTI
- the LOC141765366 gene encoding ecto-ADP-ribosyltransferase 4-like; this translates as MMKESMLMFIVLCCLCVRIRPLNAKTLPEHDTIKALLKRSDVQKVDVETSSPQEATVDPSSASEEPVNVQNTSVQAAVQKTTNASLKAAVQVPSGLSRLIRIPLSLSLDSVDDMYYGCSQKMLINVKRHYLPRSTREGLHSTYTKLCALKAMKNKDMYDPLSWNHFRALCAYTAGSYDDLNRAVRRGKASYKTSFQFHALHFLLSDAIRLLKLNQRSCFTTYRRSKLLFIGELGQTIRFGSFASSSLNKDLRQFGRRTCFEIETCFGAYLKSYSEFDSDEDEVLIPPYEMFTIVSVNVTGENDLHCDAFYKLETAGVYSSLNCQAEDLYN